CGGGTATTGTATTGGCGTATCTGGTTACCGGCTCGGGAGCTTCGCTACCCGTATTGACTGGAGCAGCCGGGATGGGGCTGCTGGCTGCCTATCTGATAGAGGCTTTTCAGAAAAAAGGAAAACTGCAAACAGATGCATCCATAGGGTTGACGTTTACTTCACTGTTTGCTTGTGGTGTGATTCTTATTTCCCTGTTCGCACGGAATATCCATCTGGATGCCGATTGTGTATTGTATGGCGAAATTGCTTATGTGCCCCTGGATAGCCTGGTCATAGGGGGTACTTACCTCGGTCCACGGGCAGTATGGCTTCTGGGTGCCCTGTTGGTAGGGGTAGTGAGTGTTATCGTTGCAGGATATCGCGGACTTCTGCTTACAACCTTTGACCCTGCCTATGCTGTCACCCTTGGCGTTTCTGCAACATTCTGGCATTATCTTTTGGTAAGTATGGTGTCTCTGGCTTGTGTGATTTCCTTTGAGTCAGTGGGAGCTATCCTGGTAGTGGCCATGCTGATTGTGCCGGCTTCTGCAGCCTATCTGCTTACTTCCCGTTTATCCCACATGCTGATACTTGCTTCGCTGCTGGGTATTCTTGGTGCCTTCGGAGGTTACTATCTTGCTTTCTGGCTGGATGCGTCTATTGCCGGGGCGATGACCAGCGTTATGGGGTTGGAATTTTTAATGGCATTGATGCTGGTAACTTTGAAGAGACCCTCCGGCAACGCTGTGCATGTACAAAATAACAACCCTGTCCCTGAAAAAAGCTAAAAAGCAGGCAATACAGGTGGGGATTTGTATATTCACTCTCAGACAAACTTCTCAGCATATGAGCTCTTTATATCAATGGATTTTCGTATGCTCTATTTTTCTGTATTCCTGCAACCTGGTTGTCTCGGATAAAGAGCAAGCTCCTCCTCTAACCGCCCAGCCTGCCTCCCTGCTCGTGCATGATGTTTTCCTTAGCTTTTCGGACACCCTTTATCCGGACAGCCTCTCTGCAATACTTGCCGCATTAAACCAGCTAAGCGCATTAACCTCCGTGCACAGGTTGTATGTGGGAAGCCGCGCTGAAACAGGCGATCCACGGTTATTCCCGGATTTTAACGTTGCGCTGCATGTGGAGTTTACCAGTGAAGAAAACATGAGGGCATACGCAGATGATTCCCTGCATTTAGCTGTGCGCATGCGGCTGATGCCTTATCTTACACAACCTCCCGTAGTCTTTGACTATTGGGTACACACTTCACAGGACTCAGTAGGGAAGCTCCCGTATTAAAAACATTCCGGTATGGCTTTTTTTGTTCCGTGCTATCTGCTCGGGTGTTCCTGTTGCGATAACTTCACCGCCCCGATGACCACCTTCGGGGCCAAGGTCAATGATATGATCAGCTACTTTAATGACATCCAGATTGTGCTCAATGATTAATACCGTGTTGCCATGATCCACCAACCTGTTGAGTACCGATAGAAGCATTTTAATATCCTGGAAGTGCAGGCCTGTTGTTGGTTCATCCAGAATATACAGTGTATTACCGGTATCTTTTTTACATAATTCTGCTGCCAGCTTCACGCGTTGGGCCTCTCCTCCCGACAGAGTGGGTGCGGGCTGACCCAGCGTTACATATCCGAGCCCCACATCATACAGGGTTTTTACTTTCCGATAAATAGAAGGCACATTTTCAAAGAAAGATACCGCTTCTTCTATTGTCATTTCCAGCACGTCACTGATACTCTTGCCTTTGTAGCGCACTTCCAGCGTCTCCCGGTTATACCTTTTTCCCAGACACTTTTCGCACTGCACATATACGTCCGGCAGAAAATTCATTTCTATCACTTTCATCCCTCCTCCCTCACATACTTCACACCGTCCACCTTTCACATTGAAGGAAAACCGCCCTGGTTTGTAGCCTCTTATTTTCGCCTCAGGCAGTTGTGCAAATAGGCTCCGAATATCCGAGAACACTCCGATGTAGGTAGCCGGGTTACTACGGGGTGAGCGTCCAATAGGCGACTGGTCAACTTCAATGACGCTGTCAATATGATCCATTCCCTCAATTCTTTCATAAGGCAACGCTTTCTGACGGGCCCCGTAAAGGTGACTGCGCAGAATGGGATAGAGTGTTTCATTAACGAGGGACGACTTTCCACTGCCGCTTACGCCCGTTACGCAAATCATTTTGCCCAAGGGAAGCTTCAGGTTTACATGCTTTAAATTGTGTCCTGTGCAGCCGTAAAGCGAGAGAATTTTACCGTTACCTTTTCTGCGTATTGCCGGCACGGCTATTTTTTCTTCACCGCTCAGGTAATGCGCTGTTACTGAACCCTGCCTGATAAACTCTTTCGGAGGGCCTGCAGCCACAACGTGCCCACCCAGATGACCAGCTCCCGGACCGAGATCAACAATATAATCAGATGAGAGCATAATGTCTTTGTCATGCTCCACGACAATTACTGTATTGCCGATGTCTGTGAGCTCACGCAACGCCCTTATAAGACGATGATTATCGCGCT
The Chitinophagales bacterium genome window above contains:
- the mntD gene encoding manganese transport system membrane protein MntD, translated to MSAFWIILTGSLVAVTCSLLGCFLVLRKMSMMGDAISHAVLPGIVLAYLVTGSGASLPVLTGAAGMGLLAAYLIEAFQKKGKLQTDASIGLTFTSLFACGVILISLFARNIHLDADCVLYGEIAYVPLDSLVIGGTYLGPRAVWLLGALLVGVVSVIVAGYRGLLLTTFDPAYAVTLGVSATFWHYLLVSMVSLACVISFESVGAILVVAMLIVPASAAYLLTSRLSHMLILASLLGILGAFGGYYLAFWLDASIAGAMTSVMGLEFLMALMLVTLKRPSGNAVHVQNNNPVPEKS